From Xylocopa sonorina isolate GNS202 chromosome 2, iyXylSono1_principal, whole genome shotgun sequence, a single genomic window includes:
- the LOC143432727 gene encoding putative inorganic phosphate cotransporter, which produces MKNVEITQNAEKSSNNISGGLGIRHLQTLLLFFGMVIGYCLRVSMSEAVVAMSKSNQTANSQVEVYNWTSETSTILSSFFIGYTVMQIPSGYIAGIWSAQKLLSCGILLCGILNILTPTAARYGDYIAVCVCRAGMGLCQSCLLPCTHTLLSKWAPPSERARLGTFAYAGAQFGTVISFPISGVLGASAIGWPSIFYVFGALSVIWSILFFVLGSDCPSKDPRISEQEKRFIENSLKSDEEKDQEEKGAVKKIPWKAIFTSGPMWALIIVHCGQNWGYWTLVTELPTYMNSVLNFDLEENGMNAAIPYLVMWILSFPVCWFADYALTKGISRGVIRKVCNTVAHWGPAIALICLAAMPVHNSTEAVAILAVAVGLNAGSLCGFQINHIDLSPNFAGTMMSITNCIASVIAIIAPLVCSKIVDSEENASTETRVMLWNRVFYLSAGIYVVGNLIFIIFGKAEVQPWNNPKTVEKQEQHGKEIPMV; this is translated from the exons GGGGACTTGGAATCAGACACTTGCAGACTCTTCTACTTTTCTTCGGAATGGTGATTGGATATTGTCTTCGAGTGAGCATGTCGGAAGCTGTTGTCGCAATGTCGAAAAGTAATCAAACAGCTAATTCCCAAGTTGAG GTGTACAATTGGACGTCAGAAACATCAACGATCCTGAGTTCGTTTTTTATCGGATACACAGTTATGCAAATACCAAGCGGTTACATAGCAGGAATTTGGAGTGCTCAGAAATTACTCAGTTGTGGGATACTACTTTGCGGAATCTTGAACATCTTGACGCCAACTGCTGCTCGTTACGGGGACTACATAGCTGTCTGTGTTTGTAGGGCAGGCATGGGTCTCTGTCAGAGTTGTCTTTTACCGTGCACACATACCCTCCTGTCAAAGTGGGCGCCACCGTCTGAACGAGCACGACTTG GTACATTTGCTTATGCCGGCGCACAATTTGGTACCGTGATTTCTTTTCCAATTTCTGGGGTATTAGGAGCATCAGCTATTGGATGGCCATCTATTTTTTATGTATTTGGTGCATTATCTGTAATCTGGAGCATTTTGTTCTTCGTTTTGGGTTCAGACTGTCCTTCTAAAGATCCAAGGATATCAGAACAAGAAAAACGATTCATAGAAAATAGTTTGAAGAGCGACGAAGAGAAGGATCAAGAAGAAAAAGGAGCC GTGAAGAAAATACCATGGAAAGCAATTTTCACTTCCGGACCAATGTGGGCCCTTATAATAGTCCATTGTGGACAAAACTGGGGTTACTGGACGCTTGTTACTGAATTACCAACATATATGAATAGCGTTTTAAATTTCGATTTGGAAGAA AACGGCATGAACGCAGCTATCCCTTATTTGGTAATGTGGATTTTAAGCTTCCCTGTATGCTGGTTTGCTGACTATGCTTTAACAAAGGGAATTTCGAGAGGTGTAATCAGGAAGGTTTGCAATACCGTCGCACACTGGGGACCAGCGATAGCGTTAATCTGCCTTGCTGCGATGCCAGTGCATAACTCTACTGAGGCGGTCGCTATTCTTGCAGTGGCTGTAGGATTAAATGCTGGATCTCTATGCGGTTTTCAAATAAATCACATTGATTTAAGTCCGAATTTTGCTGGTACCATGATGTCAATTACAAATTGTATTGCATCTGTGATTGCAATAATTGCACCATTGGTCTGCAGCAAAATCGTCGACAGTGAAGAGAATGCCAGCACGGAAACACGCGTCATGTTGTGGAACAGGGTGTTTTATTTGTCCGCAGGAATTTACGTCGTAGggaatttaatttttattatcttCGGTAAGGCTGAAGTTCAACCATGGAACAATCCCAAAACCGTGGAAAAACAGGAACAACATGGGAAAGAGATTCCAATGGTATGA